The Flavobacterium sp. K5-23 genome segment AATTTATTGCAAAATGCCGTTGTGGCTATAGAAGGTGAATTACCTTCTTGTCAAGACACCGGAACAGCGATTGTAATGGCTAAAAAAGGAGAAAACGTATATACAGGTGTCGATGATGCTGAATGGCTTTCAAAAGGAATTTTCAACACGTATCAGGAACGTAATTTAAGATATTCTCAAATTGTTCCTATCAGTATGTTCGAAGAGAAAAATTCAGGTTCAAATCTTCCGGCACAAATTGATATTTATTCTAAAAAAGGAGCTTCTTATGAATTTTTGTTTTTAGCAAAAGGTGGAGGTTCTGCCAATAAAACCTTTTTGTATCAAAAGACAAAATCATTACTGAATGAAAAAGCAATGGATGAATTCATCCGTGAAAAAATAAAAGATTTAGGAACTTCTGCTTGCCCGCCTTATCACTTGGCGTTTGTAGTGGGAGGAACTTCTGCGGAAGCGAATTTATCGGCTGTTAAGAAAGCATCTGCGGGTTATTTTGATAATTTGCCAACAACTGGAAACATGGCTGGTCAAGCTTTCCGTGATTTGGAATGGGAAAAAAGAGTGCAATTGATTTGTCAAGAGAGTTTGATTGGGGCACAGTTTGGCGGAAAGTATTTTACGCATGATGTTCGAGTGATTCGTTTGCCACGTCATGCCGCTTCTTGTCCAGTAGGACTGGGTGTTTCTTGTTCAGCGGATAGAAATATAAAAGGGAAAATCACTAAAGACGGAATTTTTGTCGAGCAACTGGAAGTGAATCCAAAAAGATTATTGCCAGAAACAGCACCACATTTAGAACCAGCCGTTGAAATTGATTTGAACCAACCAATGGCAGATATTCTTAAAAAATTATCACAATATCCTATC includes the following:
- a CDS encoding fumarate hydratase is translated as MEFIYQDPYPILKDDTQYRKISSDFVKMEQLGDREILTVDPKGLELLAQEALKDVSFMLRTTHLEKLKAILDDPEATDNDRFVAYNLLQNAVVAIEGELPSCQDTGTAIVMAKKGENVYTGVDDAEWLSKGIFNTYQERNLRYSQIVPISMFEEKNSGSNLPAQIDIYSKKGASYEFLFLAKGGGSANKTFLYQKTKSLLNEKAMDEFIREKIKDLGTSACPPYHLAFVVGGTSAEANLSAVKKASAGYFDNLPTTGNMAGQAFRDLEWEKRVQLICQESLIGAQFGGKYFTHDVRVIRLPRHAASCPVGLGVSCSADRNIKGKITKDGIFVEQLEVNPKRLLPETAPHLEPAVEIDLNQPMADILKKLSQYPIKTRLKLNGTLIVARDIAHAKIKELLDAGKPMPEYFKNHPIYYAGPAKTPNGMASGSFGPTTAGRMDVYVDEFQKHGGSMVMLAKGNRTKEVMNACKTYGGFYLGSIGGPAAILAKENILSVEVVDFEELGMEAVRKITIKDFPAFIITDDKGNDFFENL